A genomic segment from Dasypus novemcinctus isolate mDasNov1 chromosome X, mDasNov1.1.hap2, whole genome shotgun sequence encodes:
- the GPRASP3 gene encoding G protein-coupled receptor associated sorting protein 3 gives MTGAENKIGEQAKTEKGAGVKAEDEAEREVTGIVIPVVNTQAKAIAKAGSEAVAIVSKKAVSKNRFVAEMKERALLEHEALPKAMCRSWVRSKEINTGFSLRAENEATMVSGICSVTEAGAQSRSTCKDEAGIDSWFWSGEEASIGSWFWNGEVAGNRHSAKYEDEIGTGASSCEVGLGVEPAARVSCKPRPRAEEEEDIIGNWFWDGDDTSFDPNPRPVSRIIRPQPVDEINEKNRPKSWSEVTIWPNAPAVTPAVLGFRSQVPFETRLPSYVVLASAKESTHYMPSASVRPSRNASSYTHSMPENPFGSDPCIQTIEEIRRQIRIRELNGIKPFACPCKMECCMDSEEFEKLVSLLKSTTDPLIHKIAQIAMGINNIHPFAQEFINEVGVVTLIESLLSLPSPEMKKRVVITLNSPSRDERQHKVELHVKHMCKETLLFPLNSPGQQSGLKTLGQLTTDSDHHYIVANYFSELFHLLSQGNCKTRNLVLKVLLNMSENPVAARDMINIKSLSVLKLIFNQREEKANLVSAMAILTNIKEHIRKRSNVVVDHLTYNTLMAIFREVKMIIETM, from the coding sequence ATGACTGGGGCTGAGAATAAGATTGGAGAACAGGCTAAAACTGAAAAAGGGGCTGGTGTAAAGGCTGAAGATGAAGCAGAGAGGGAGGTTACTGGCATAGTCATACCTGTAGTCAACACTCAGGCCAAGGCAATTGCCAAGGCAGGATCTGAAGCTGTGGCAATAGTAAGTAAGAAGGCAGTTTCTAAGAACAGGTTTGTTGCTGAGATGAAGGAAAGAGCCCTGTTAGAGCATGAGGCTCTTCCTAAGGCTATGTGTAGGTCCTGGGTCAGGTCAAAGGAAATCAATACTGGCTTCAGTCTCAGGGCTGAGAATGAGGCCACTATGGTATCTGGAATTTGCTCTGTGACAGAGGCTGGTGCTCAGTCTAGATCCACGTGTAAAGATGAAGCTGGTATTGATTCCTGGTTCTGGTCTGGGGAAGAGGCTAGTATTGGTTCCTGGTTTTGGAATGGGGAAGTGGCTGGTAATAGGCATAGTGCTAAGTATGAAGATGAAATTGGTACTGGTGCCAGCTCCTGTGAAGTGGGGTTGGGTGTAGAGCCTGCAGCCAGAGTCAGCTGCAAGCCTCGGCCAAgggctgaggaggaggaggacattATTGGGAACTGGTTTTGGGATGGAGATGATACTAGTTTTGATCCTAACCCTAGACCTGTGAGCAGGATAATTAGGCCCCAGCCTGTGgatgaaattaatgaaaaaaataggcCCAAGAGCTGGTCTGAGGTAACTATATGGCCCAATGCCCCTGCTGTAACTCCAGCAGTGTTAGGATTTAGATCCCAGGTTCCATTTGAAACAAGGCTGCCTTCATATGTTGTCCTGGCTTCAGCGAAGGAAAGTACCCATTATATGCCTAGTGCATCAGTCAGGCCTTCTAGAAATGCTTCCTCATATACACATTCTATGCCTGAAAACCCATTTGGTTCTGACCCTTGCATCCAGACCATAGAGGAAATCAGACGCCAAATAAGGATCAGGGAGTTGAATGGGATTAAGCCATTTGCTTGCCCTTGCAAAATGGAATGCTGCATGGATTCTGAGGAATTTGAAAAACTTGTTAGCTTACTGAAGTCAACTACTGATCCTCTCATTCATAAAATAGCTCAAATTGCAATGGGTATTAATAACATTCATCCGTTTGCCCAGGAGTTCATTAATGAAGTAGGTGTGGTGACACTTATTGAAAGTTTACTCAGTTTgccttcacctgaaatgaaaaaaagggTTGTAATTACTCTGAATTCCCCTTCAAGGGATGAAAGACAACACAAGGTTGAATTACATGTTAAGCATATGTGTAAAGAAACCTTGTTATTTCCCTTGAATTCCCCTGGACAGCAATCTGGATTAAAGACATTAGGACAACTGACTACTGATTCTGACCATCATTACATTGTTGCCAATTATTTTTCAGAGCTTTTCCATTTGCTATCCCAGGGAAATTGTAAAACCAGAAATCTTGTTTTGAAAGTGCTTTTGAATATGTCTGAAAATCCAGTTGCAGCCAGAGACATGATCAATATCAAGTCATTATCAGTATTAAAACTCATCTTTAACCAAAGAGAGGAAAAAGCCAATCTCGTTAGTGCTATGGCCATACTTACTAATATAAAGGAGCATATCAGAAAGAGATCAAATGTAGTTGTCGATCACTTGACTTATAATACGCTCATGGCCATATTCCGTGAAGTTAAAATGATTATTGAAACAATGTAA